TCTGCTGCAACCCGTGAAACGCAATCCCGACTATCCGGCCATGCCCAATCTCGGGCTGACAACCGCCCAGGCACAAGCCCTCGCCGACTATCTGTTCCGGTACGCATCTCCATGAGGCTGCGATGAGCGACACGGTTCCCAAAAATTCCAGGCCATGGCTCAAGAGACTGTTTAGCCTGGCATTGCTATGCTATTTCATCTTGTTCGCACTGTTGATCGCAGCAGCGGGGCTTTGGAGGGGAGCTTTTGCCGGCCCCCGACAGCAACCTGTCGCATTTCCCCACACGGTTCACGCCGGCAAGCTTGGTCTGGCCTGTGATTTCTGCCACGACGGAGTAAAACAGGGGAGCAACGCCGGGGCACCGGCCCTGTCGCTATGCCTTTCCTGCCATCGTTCCATCGCAACCGAGCGCCCCGAAATCAAAAAACTGCTGGACTATGAACGCCGCAAGGAAGCCATTCGCTGGGAGCGGTTGCACAACCTGCCGCCGTTTATTCACTTCACACATCAGCGCCATATTCAGGCCGATCTACCCTGCACCACCTGCCACGGCGCTGTTGAACAGATGTCCGAAGTGCGCCGGGTGCGCTCGTTGAAAATGGGATGGTGCGTATCCTGCCATCGTTCCAGGGGAGTTTCACGCGACTGCGCAACCTGCCATAGATAGGATGGATCGAACATGGATCGAAGGAAATTCCTACAGATCATGGGCCTGGTATCAGGCGCCACCCTGCTGTCATCCTGCGGCTCGGACCGCAACCAGAAAGAGTTGATTTCCTATCTGGTGCCGCCCGAAGATGGCGTGCGCCCCGGAACCTCCGCCTGGCGCGTCTCCACCTGCAGCGAATGTCCGGCCCATTGCGGCATCATGATACGCCTGCGGGAAAAACGTGCCGTCAAACTCGAGGGTCTCCCCGATCATCCCATCAACCGCGGCGCACTGTGCATGCGGGGACAGGCAGCCTTATGGCGGCTGTATCATCCCGAGCGCCTGCGCACGCCGCTGCTACGCAAAGGAAACGATTATCAGGCCGTTAGCTGGGAGGTCGCCCTGGAGCACATAGTCCAGGCCATGTCGGACCGGCAGCGGAGCCATATGCTGCTGAGCGGTGCGACGACCGGTAGCCTGGCCGCCTTGCAGGAACAGTTTGTCGCCGCCTGTAAGGTCACGCGCCTGCCGGAATTCGAACTCTTCAGTCACGCCGCCCTGCGCCAGGCCTATCAACTATTGTATGGGCGTTCCACCCTGCCGTATTTTCGCATCGAGGATGCGGACCTGCTGCTCAGCGTCGGCGCGGACCTGCTGGAAACCTTCAGCAGCCCGGCGGGTTATGCGCAAAAGTTATCCGAAGCGCGACGCGACCATGACCTGCACTGGTGCCACATCGAACCTCATCTGTCCCTCACAGGGGCCAACGCCGATCAACGCCTGAGCATCAAACCCGCCGGCGAACCGGCCCTGTTGCTGTGGTTGCTGCAGACCCTGGTCGACAACCGGCATATGCCTGCGGCAATCCGCGCGGCCCTGCCAAAAATATCCCTGAGCCAAGCGGGCCACGCCACAGGCCTGCCGCCCTCCAGGCTGACCCGGCTTGCCGAATCGCTGAAAAAAGCCCGCAGGCCCCTGCTTATTGTCGGCGGCATCGCCACCGGCCACCAGGCTGGTCAGCAGACGGCCCTGTTCGGTTGCCTGCTGCAACGGTTGCTGGCTGAACCCTGGCGGGGCATCGACTTCGCGCGAGCGGATAAACCAGACCGAACCGGCGATCTGCGCGACCTGCAGACCTTGAACCAGGCCCTGCAACGGGACGAAGTCGGCATGCTGTTAATCAGCCGGGCCGATCCCCTGCGCCATGCGCCACCCGATTGGCAACTGGCCGACAACCTGCGTCGTGCAAGATTGAGCGTGGCGATGGCCGATATGCACGATGCCACCACCCGCGCCGTCGATCTGATCCTGCCGTTGACCCACAGTTTTGAACGCTGGGATGATGCCGAGC
This DNA window, taken from Syntrophotalea carbinolica DSM 2380, encodes the following:
- a CDS encoding cytochrome c3 family protein, with product MSDTVPKNSRPWLKRLFSLALLCYFILFALLIAAAGLWRGAFAGPRQQPVAFPHTVHAGKLGLACDFCHDGVKQGSNAGAPALSLCLSCHRSIATERPEIKKLLDYERRKEAIRWERLHNLPPFIHFTHQRHIQADLPCTTCHGAVEQMSEVRRVRSLKMGWCVSCHRSRGVSRDCATCHR